A single genomic interval of Alistipes provencensis harbors:
- a CDS encoding penicillin-binding protein — translation MKQERSKVKSDILLRVRLLYVLFILAGGIVLARLVWVQLFSAEVAYNADRLAGRIFTEEVIPAQRGSILSRDGEPLATSIFRYQAAFDFASPGLDSLRTFHEQADSLAKLLAAFFKDKPASAYAKRFRDEHARRYRLVNARDTSYLRSEGWFSRMMDRMRGEEWVKRRIYDTIRDHTPVNIFPREVDFAEWETLRRYPLLNWNMGMVYRLIERDERIYPQGELARRTIGLTGDKGNYGIEEAYREELAGRDGKAVRQRIARGFYGRVAGGDHVDPVDGCDVVTTLDLDLQDVADKALRRQLERQNALWGTTIVMEVRTGEVLAMVNLGRNADGTFAERENYALGRSMEPGSTFKLATMLTLLDDAGMRPSTVYDTHNGDPVTVGPAKNIRDSHRGDHEIDFRRAVASSSNVYFAKAIWDRYGITGKKQEYSDFLHKELHLGETVGLERLGERKPSITTDWKVPDPGVMLVKMAYGYRVRMAPIQMITFYNAIANGGKMISPVLVRELRRGERVEEEFESRTIASSIASRSALREVHACLQAVCTEGTASAFFRDTTRVRVAAKTGTAQITDARSREGRYYLGSMVAYFPADEPRYTVLTTIETRAQAGKAYYGGPLAGPVVKRMVDYIYNRGHDWYARIDDDGPRRYPERMKGGDIAQIRRVADRLSRRTSFDSRTGWGRASVDSLANVSITSLPDDRGVMPDVRGMGLKDALFILESRGLKVRFTGQGAVTQQTISAGTRITPGTAVTITLK, via the coding sequence ATGAAACAGGAACGGTCGAAGGTAAAAAGCGATATCCTGCTGCGGGTGAGGCTTCTGTACGTGCTTTTCATCCTCGCCGGAGGCATTGTGCTCGCACGGCTCGTCTGGGTGCAGCTGTTCAGCGCGGAGGTGGCCTACAACGCCGACCGCCTCGCCGGCCGCATCTTCACCGAGGAGGTGATCCCGGCCCAGCGGGGCAGCATCCTTTCGCGCGACGGAGAGCCGCTGGCTACGTCGATCTTCCGCTATCAGGCCGCGTTCGATTTCGCATCGCCCGGACTCGATTCGCTCAGGACCTTCCACGAGCAGGCCGACTCGCTGGCCAAACTGCTGGCCGCCTTTTTCAAGGACAAACCCGCTTCGGCCTACGCCAAACGTTTCCGCGACGAGCACGCCCGCCGCTACCGGCTGGTGAACGCCCGCGACACCTCCTATCTGCGTTCCGAGGGGTGGTTCTCGCGCATGATGGACCGCATGCGCGGCGAGGAGTGGGTCAAACGCCGCATCTACGACACGATCCGCGACCATACGCCCGTGAACATCTTCCCCCGGGAGGTGGATTTCGCCGAGTGGGAGACCCTCCGGCGCTACCCGCTGCTGAACTGGAACATGGGTATGGTCTACCGGCTCATCGAGCGCGACGAACGTATTTACCCGCAGGGCGAACTGGCCCGCCGGACGATCGGACTGACGGGCGACAAGGGTAACTATGGCATCGAGGAGGCTTACCGCGAGGAGCTGGCCGGACGCGACGGCAAGGCCGTGCGCCAGCGTATCGCTCGCGGATTTTACGGTCGTGTGGCCGGCGGCGACCATGTGGATCCGGTGGACGGCTGCGACGTGGTGACGACGCTCGACCTCGACCTGCAGGATGTGGCCGACAAGGCCCTGCGGCGGCAGTTGGAGCGGCAGAACGCCCTGTGGGGCACGACGATCGTGATGGAGGTCCGCACGGGCGAGGTGCTGGCGATGGTGAACCTCGGACGCAATGCCGACGGGACCTTTGCCGAACGCGAGAATTACGCCTTGGGACGCAGCATGGAGCCGGGTTCGACCTTCAAACTGGCGACGATGCTCACGCTGTTGGACGATGCCGGGATGCGGCCTTCGACGGTCTACGACACCCATAACGGCGACCCGGTGACGGTGGGTCCGGCCAAGAACATCCGCGATTCGCACCGCGGCGACCACGAGATCGACTTCCGGCGCGCCGTGGCTTCGTCGTCGAACGTCTACTTTGCCAAGGCGATCTGGGACCGTTACGGAATTACGGGTAAGAAACAGGAATACAGCGATTTCCTCCACAAGGAACTGCATCTGGGCGAGACCGTCGGGCTGGAACGCCTCGGCGAGCGGAAACCCTCGATCACTACGGACTGGAAAGTTCCCGACCCGGGCGTCATGCTGGTCAAGATGGCCTACGGTTACCGTGTGCGGATGGCCCCGATCCAGATGATTACGTTCTACAACGCCATCGCCAACGGCGGCAAGATGATCTCCCCGGTGCTGGTGCGCGAACTGCGCCGCGGCGAACGGGTCGAGGAGGAGTTCGAAAGCCGGACGATCGCCTCGTCGATCGCCTCGCGGTCGGCTTTGCGCGAGGTGCATGCCTGTTTGCAGGCGGTCTGCACGGAGGGTACGGCCAGCGCTTTCTTCCGCGACACGACGCGTGTGCGGGTGGCGGCCAAGACCGGCACGGCGCAGATCACCGACGCCCGCAGCCGCGAGGGGCGTTACTACTTGGGTTCGATGGTCGCCTATTTCCCGGCCGACGAGCCCCGTTACACGGTGCTGACGACCATCGAGACCCGTGCGCAGGCCGGAAAAGCCTACTACGGAGGTCCGCTGGCGGGTCCCGTCGTGAAGCGCATGGTCGACTACATTTACAACCGCGGCCACGACTGGTACGCCCGGATCGACGACGACGGTCCGCGCCGTTATCCCGAGCGGATGAAGGGCGGCGATATCGCCCAGATCCGCCGCGTGGCCGACCGTCTCTCGCGCCGCACCTCGTTCGACAGCCGCACGGGATGGGGACGCGCTTCGGTGGACAGCCTCGCGAACGTTTCGATCACGAGCCTGCCCGACGACCGGGGCGTGATGCCCGACGTGCGCGGCATGGGGCTCAAGGACGCCCTGTTCATCCTCGAAAGCCGCGGCCTGAAGGTCCGTTTCACGGGACAGGGAGCCGTAACCCAGCAAACGATCTCCGCCGGAACCCGCATCACACCGGGAACGGCGGTAACCATAACGTTGAAATAA
- a CDS encoding helix-turn-helix domain-containing protein: MKNLKLRMDGEITVSPKMLQTLIKLGIAQNKEWILGYLSKSLFGAEMLTAKEVEASMKISRSTLGRWEAKGWIKPVRLGRSKRYPKDELLKLRKYGR, from the coding sequence ATGAAAAATTTAAAATTAAGAATGGACGGGGAAATCACCGTATCGCCGAAGATGCTTCAAACGCTGATCAAATTGGGGATAGCCCAGAACAAGGAGTGGATTCTCGGGTACCTGTCGAAATCGCTGTTTGGAGCGGAGATGCTGACCGCCAAAGAAGTCGAGGCCTCGATGAAGATCAGCCGCTCGACGCTTGGCCGTTGGGAGGCCAAAGGCTGGATTAAGCCCGTGCGGCTCGGACGTTCGAAGAGATACCCCAAAGACGAACTCTTAAAATTAAGGAAATATGGTCGATAA
- the murD gene encoding UDP-N-acetylmuramoyl-L-alanine--D-glutamate ligase, which yields MKQIVVLGGGISGYGSAILAKKKGFGVFLSDAGRIADRYKAKLDEWEVPYEEGGHSEERILAATEVVKSPGIPDTAPIVCKIRAAGIPVISEMEFAGRYMGKARCICITGSNGKTTTTSLIYKIMRDAGMNVALGGNIGESFAYSVATGSYDWYVLELSSFQLDGMYKFRAHIGVLMNITPDHLDRYDHCFQNYVDSKMRITQNMTSRDWFVYSGDDEVIREQLPKYDFRMRQLPFMAHAAVASGAGDAFLCDGKFTATAGKASVEIDTAKLQIKGLHNAYNAMAAALATLAAGVAPAKIRKSLYDFAPVEHRLEPVAEKGGVLWINDSKATNVDSVYYALESMTRPVVWIAGGTDKGNDYEPLKAFARAKVHTLVCMGLDNAKLVKEFTGVVPEVVSTDSLEAAMKAAKAAARPGDAVLLSPACASFDLFKNYENRGELFKNWVTEKG from the coding sequence ATGAAACAGATCGTCGTATTGGGCGGCGGCATCAGCGGCTACGGTTCCGCGATCCTCGCCAAAAAGAAGGGGTTCGGGGTCTTTCTCTCCGACGCGGGACGCATCGCCGACCGCTACAAGGCCAAACTGGACGAATGGGAGGTTCCCTACGAGGAGGGCGGCCACAGCGAGGAGCGTATCCTCGCGGCCACGGAGGTCGTGAAATCCCCCGGCATCCCCGACACGGCGCCCATCGTGTGCAAAATCCGCGCGGCGGGCATTCCGGTGATCTCCGAGATGGAGTTCGCGGGCCGCTACATGGGCAAGGCCCGGTGCATCTGCATCACGGGTTCGAACGGCAAGACCACCACCACGTCGCTCATCTACAAGATCATGCGCGACGCGGGGATGAACGTCGCCCTCGGCGGCAACATCGGCGAGAGCTTCGCCTACTCGGTCGCTACGGGGTCGTACGACTGGTATGTGCTGGAGCTGAGTTCGTTCCAGTTGGACGGCATGTATAAGTTCCGGGCGCATATCGGGGTGCTGATGAACATCACGCCCGACCACTTGGACCGCTACGACCACTGTTTCCAGAATTATGTCGACTCGAAAATGCGCATCACGCAGAACATGACCTCGCGCGACTGGTTCGTCTATTCGGGCGACGACGAGGTGATCCGCGAACAGTTGCCGAAGTACGATTTCCGGATGCGCCAGCTGCCGTTCATGGCCCATGCGGCTGTGGCGAGCGGCGCGGGCGATGCGTTCCTGTGCGACGGGAAATTCACGGCGACGGCCGGCAAGGCGTCGGTGGAGATCGACACCGCAAAGTTGCAAATCAAGGGGCTTCACAATGCCTACAACGCTATGGCGGCGGCTTTGGCGACCCTCGCGGCGGGCGTCGCCCCGGCGAAGATCCGCAAGTCGCTCTACGATTTCGCTCCCGTCGAGCACCGGCTCGAACCCGTGGCCGAGAAGGGCGGCGTGCTGTGGATCAACGACTCGAAGGCCACCAACGTCGATTCGGTCTACTATGCGCTGGAGAGCATGACGCGCCCCGTGGTGTGGATCGCCGGCGGCACGGACAAGGGCAACGACTACGAGCCGCTGAAGGCGTTCGCCCGCGCCAAGGTGCATACGCTGGTCTGCATGGGGCTGGACAACGCCAAGCTGGTGAAGGAGTTCACCGGAGTGGTTCCCGAGGTGGTTTCGACCGATTCGCTCGAGGCCGCCATGAAGGCCGCGAAGGCCGCGGCGCGCCCCGGCGACGCGGTGCTGCTGTCGCCCGCCTGCGCGAGCTTCGACCTGTTCAAAAACTACGAGAACCGCGGCGAACTGTTCAAGAACTGGGTAACGGAAAAGGGATAG
- a CDS encoding UDP-N-acetylmuramoyl-L-alanyl-D-glutamate--2,6-diaminopimelate ligase encodes MRKLTDILKNTPVREVRGDADIAVAGLVYDSRAVKPGDCFFAVPGTQSDGHDYIPMAVAKGAAAVVCERMPEEAAAGVAYVVVEDSAGAMADMAAAFYGFPSRELKLVGITGTNGKTTTVTLLYDLVRAMGYKAGLISTVVYKIDGREVESTHTTPDPIRLNAMMREMADAGCEFCFMECSSHAIVQERTRGLDFAGGIFSNITHDHLDYHKTFAEYIRAKKLFFDRLPKGAFALTNADDRNGRVMVQNTAAAVSTYSLRAMADFRCKIVEMHLDGMLLRIDGQELWVGLLGRFNAYNLLAVYGAAALLGLDRGEVLRVLSVLHAVSGRFEKVRAANGTTAIVDYAHTPDALENVIQTIEEIRTPEQQLIVVCGCGGDRDRTKRPEMAQIAVKYASTAIFTSDNPRHESPEAILDDMAAGLDPGVRYLRIADRAEAIRTAVMLSRPGDILLVAGKGHETYQIVGDVKHHFDDREEVRKAFETLIN; translated from the coding sequence ATGAGAAAATTAACCGATATTCTGAAAAACACACCCGTTCGGGAGGTGCGCGGTGATGCGGACATTGCCGTCGCCGGACTGGTCTACGATTCGCGGGCGGTGAAGCCGGGCGACTGCTTCTTCGCCGTTCCGGGCACGCAGAGCGACGGCCACGACTATATTCCGATGGCGGTTGCGAAAGGAGCCGCCGCGGTGGTCTGCGAACGGATGCCCGAGGAGGCGGCCGCAGGTGTCGCGTATGTCGTGGTCGAAGATTCGGCGGGGGCGATGGCCGACATGGCCGCGGCCTTCTACGGCTTTCCGAGCCGCGAACTGAAACTGGTGGGCATCACCGGGACCAACGGCAAGACCACGACCGTGACGCTGTTGTACGACCTCGTGCGGGCCATGGGCTATAAGGCCGGGCTGATCTCGACGGTGGTCTACAAGATCGACGGCCGCGAGGTCGAGTCTACCCACACGACCCCCGATCCGATCCGCCTGAACGCTATGATGCGCGAGATGGCCGACGCGGGGTGCGAATTCTGCTTCATGGAGTGTTCGTCGCACGCCATCGTGCAGGAACGCACGCGGGGTCTCGACTTTGCGGGCGGCATCTTCTCCAACATCACCCACGACCACCTCGACTACCACAAGACCTTCGCCGAATACATCCGGGCCAAGAAACTCTTCTTCGACCGCCTGCCCAAAGGGGCTTTCGCGCTGACGAACGCCGACGACCGCAACGGCCGCGTGATGGTGCAGAATACGGCGGCTGCGGTGAGCACCTACTCGCTGCGTGCGATGGCCGATTTCCGCTGCAAGATCGTCGAGATGCACCTCGACGGCATGTTGCTGCGCATCGACGGGCAGGAGTTGTGGGTGGGCCTGCTGGGACGGTTCAACGCCTACAACCTGCTGGCGGTCTACGGCGCGGCGGCGCTGCTGGGGCTTGACCGGGGCGAGGTGCTGCGCGTGCTGAGCGTGCTGCACGCCGTGAGCGGCCGTTTCGAGAAGGTCCGCGCGGCGAACGGCACGACGGCCATCGTCGACTATGCCCACACGCCCGATGCACTGGAGAACGTGATCCAGACCATCGAGGAGATACGCACCCCCGAACAGCAGTTGATCGTGGTGTGCGGCTGCGGCGGCGACCGCGACCGGACCAAGCGTCCCGAGATGGCGCAGATTGCCGTGAAATACGCTTCGACGGCGATCTTCACGTCGGACAATCCGCGCCACGAGTCGCCCGAGGCGATCCTCGACGACATGGCCGCGGGGCTCGACCCCGGGGTGCGCTACCTGCGCATCGCCGACCGGGCCGAGGCGATCCGCACGGCCGTGATGCTCTCGCGTCCGGGCGACATCCTGCTCGTGGCGGGCAAGGGCCACGAGACCTACCAGATCGTCGGCGACGTGAAACACCATTTCGACGACCGCGAGGAGGTCCGCAAGGCTTTCGAAACACTGATTAACTAA
- the rsmH gene encoding 16S rRNA (cytosine(1402)-N(4))-methyltransferase RsmH, which translates to MSQYHTPVLLEESVALLGIDSAGTYADLTFGGGGHSRRILAALGPEGRLYGFDQDRDTLENCPDDARFHYVESNFRFLRGALRLRGVTEVDGILADLGVSSHHFDAVERGFSFRGEAPLDMRMNQRGRLTAADVVNNYTAEELTRILGDWGEIETPWKVANCLVKARAAEPVTTTAQLVGAVKPCTPRKDESKFLTKLFQALRIEVNGEMEALKMALEQSLKVLKPGGRLVVISYHSLEDRLVKNFMRSGNFSGTVEKDFFGRPQVPFDALTRKAVTPSAEELDRNPRSRSAKLRAAVKR; encoded by the coding sequence ATGTCGCAATACCATACTCCCGTACTGCTGGAAGAGTCTGTGGCACTGCTCGGTATCGATTCGGCGGGCACCTACGCCGACCTCACTTTCGGCGGGGGCGGCCATTCGCGCCGCATCCTCGCCGCATTGGGGCCCGAGGGGCGTCTCTACGGCTTCGATCAGGACCGCGATACGTTGGAGAACTGTCCCGACGATGCGCGGTTCCACTATGTGGAGAGCAATTTCCGCTTCCTGCGGGGCGCGCTGCGGCTGCGGGGCGTCACGGAGGTGGACGGCATTCTGGCCGACCTCGGCGTCTCGTCGCACCATTTCGACGCCGTCGAGCGGGGCTTTTCGTTCCGCGGGGAGGCACCGCTCGACATGCGCATGAACCAGCGGGGACGGCTGACGGCGGCGGATGTCGTGAACAACTATACCGCGGAGGAGCTGACCCGCATTCTGGGCGACTGGGGCGAGATCGAAACCCCGTGGAAGGTCGCCAACTGCCTGGTGAAGGCCCGGGCCGCGGAGCCCGTGACCACCACGGCGCAGCTGGTCGGGGCGGTGAAGCCCTGCACCCCCCGGAAGGACGAATCCAAATTCCTGACAAAACTTTTCCAGGCGCTCCGCATCGAGGTCAACGGCGAGATGGAGGCGCTGAAAATGGCCCTGGAACAGAGTCTCAAAGTGCTGAAACCCGGCGGGCGGCTGGTGGTGATCTCCTACCACTCGCTCGAAGACCGGCTGGTGAAGAATTTCATGCGCAGCGGCAATTTCTCGGGGACGGTCGAAAAGGACTTCTTCGGCCGTCCGCAGGTGCCGTTCGACGCCCTGACACGCAAGGCCGTGACCCCTTCGGCCGAAGAACTCGACCGCAATCCCCGTTCCCGCTCGGCGAAGCTCCGGGCGGCCGTAAAACGCTGA
- a CDS encoding DnaB-like helicase C-terminal domain-containing protein has translation MDDEIITLAEIIKRIDKERETKCPTGFPPLDRVMYGGFSPALYLLAADPGMGKTALILSMMYQQATRYKMLSVLLTTTIKLHLVRRLRLMFEDFPTDMIYASTVRNLSGVCEFVRNAVRKGIKIIYINDLKFPFDNRTNELSPAERVEFLCTLSHLAEELRIAIVVLAPTNFGKNNGVCRPNYDDLNISEAEKMVIRDVMLLYRPEFCGISHDEYGMPLDGFAEIIIGECTLYLYFDKPYCRFLALEDMPDRGF, from the coding sequence ATGGATGACGAAATAATAACGCTTGCCGAGATTATTAAGCGAATAGATAAAGAACGAGAAACGAAATGTCCAACTGGGTTTCCCCCATTAGACCGTGTAATGTACGGTGGATTTTCCCCGGCATTATACCTTTTAGCTGCTGATCCGGGTATGGGAAAGACGGCATTAATATTATCGATGATGTATCAACAAGCTACCCGGTATAAAATGCTGAGTGTGCTCCTTACTACGACGATAAAATTACACCTTGTTCGACGACTTCGGTTAATGTTTGAGGATTTTCCTACCGATATGATCTATGCATCTACGGTTCGGAATCTTTCGGGAGTGTGTGAATTCGTACGAAATGCGGTGCGAAAAGGAATAAAAATTATCTATATTAATGACTTGAAATTTCCGTTTGATAATCGTACGAACGAGTTATCCCCAGCTGAGAGAGTGGAATTTTTATGTACGTTAAGTCATTTAGCCGAGGAACTGCGGATAGCCATCGTTGTTCTTGCCCCAACCAATTTCGGTAAAAATAACGGAGTATGCCGCCCGAATTATGACGATTTAAATATTTCTGAAGCAGAAAAAATGGTTATTCGAGATGTAATGTTACTTTATAGACCTGAATTTTGCGGAATATCACACGATGAATATGGAATGCCGCTGGATGGGTTTGCCGAAATTATTATTGGAGAATGTACCCTTTATCTTTATTTTGATAAACCTTATTGTCGGTTTCTTGCATTAGAAGATATGCCTGATAGGGGTTTTTAG
- a CDS encoding FtsL-like putative cell division protein — translation MYCDHEFDPVTPEEQARREQEEEFARRVRREVLRMERGEAEEDIRADEEREAEERAEAEERERRESRRRASTFWQLFSGSILVREGVSKYYPYMLTIAGMFFLSIMVMFWSLHLDMRYTRLERDVQKLRERSIRLQEQRYQRTTHSAIVRQLEARGIELYDPLAPGEIIDD, via the coding sequence ATGTACTGCGACCACGAATTCGACCCCGTAACCCCCGAGGAGCAGGCCCGCCGCGAGCAGGAGGAGGAGTTCGCGCGCCGTGTGCGCCGCGAAGTGCTGCGCATGGAGCGCGGCGAGGCGGAGGAGGACATCCGTGCCGACGAGGAGCGGGAGGCCGAAGAGCGCGCCGAAGCCGAGGAACGCGAACGCAGGGAGAGCCGCCGCAGGGCGAGCACCTTCTGGCAGTTGTTCTCGGGCTCGATCCTCGTGCGCGAGGGCGTCTCGAAATATTACCCCTACATGCTGACCATTGCGGGCATGTTCTTCCTGAGTATCATGGTGATGTTCTGGTCGCTGCATCTCGACATGCGCTACACGCGCCTCGAACGCGACGTGCAGAAACTCCGCGAACGCTCGATCCGCCTGCAGGAGCAGCGTTACCAGCGCACGACCCATTCGGCCATCGTCCGGCAGCTGGAGGCGCGGGGCATCGAACTCTACGACCCGCTCGCTCCGGGTGAAATCATTGACGATTAG
- a CDS encoding FtsW/RodA/SpoVE family cell cycle protein — protein sequence MYRDESTNEERMRRGRRSVPADGACAADRAADVPETDEGHKFRVFTGDRVLWIILVALAVISVLVVYSSTAKMAYDAHTARTTAHFLRQQLILLVVSLLVMFVVQRINCRIYNLLARPAYFLSVVLTVAVYFIGATTNGAARWIPLGPFQFQPSEALKVATVLFLAQQLAGRQSKIDKIRIVPTWKFWTWRSSPAQRKIWREGTWPILMPVVVSAMVIFPAHTSSAVLVCLASWVMMLIGRVRFGELMKLVGWGVAAIVVIMTLNLGRSETAEGRVSTWIHLWTKSQTEKPIEHLSDTERSMIAIHNGGILGEGAGQSAMRVEMIHPESDYAYAFFVEEYGIILAVVLLMLYLWVFFRGIEIFRRCGTAFPGLLVLGLALLITCQALLHIMVTVNLIPETGQTLPLISRGGSSMLFTMIAFGMILSVSRQNDEQSHDRPKSETLYEK from the coding sequence ATGTACCGGGACGAGAGTACGAACGAAGAACGGATGCGGCGCGGCCGCCGGAGCGTGCCCGCGGACGGGGCGTGCGCCGCAGACAGGGCAGCCGATGTCCCGGAGACGGACGAAGGGCACAAATTCCGCGTCTTTACGGGCGACCGGGTGCTGTGGATCATTCTCGTCGCGCTGGCGGTGATCTCGGTGCTGGTGGTCTACTCCTCGACGGCCAAGATGGCCTACGACGCCCATACGGCCCGCACGACGGCGCATTTCCTGCGCCAGCAATTGATCCTGCTGGTCGTCAGCCTCCTCGTCATGTTCGTCGTGCAGCGGATCAACTGCCGTATCTACAACCTCTTGGCCCGTCCTGCCTATTTCCTCTCGGTGGTGCTCACCGTCGCCGTCTATTTCATCGGCGCCACGACCAACGGCGCGGCCCGCTGGATTCCGCTGGGGCCTTTCCAGTTCCAGCCCTCCGAGGCGCTGAAAGTCGCCACAGTGCTCTTTCTGGCCCAGCAACTGGCCGGGCGGCAGTCGAAGATCGACAAGATACGCATCGTGCCGACGTGGAAATTCTGGACGTGGCGCTCGTCGCCCGCCCAGCGGAAAATCTGGCGCGAGGGCACATGGCCGATTCTGATGCCGGTGGTCGTTTCGGCCATGGTGATTTTCCCGGCGCACACGTCGTCGGCGGTGCTGGTGTGTCTGGCGTCGTGGGTGATGATGCTCATCGGGCGTGTGCGCTTCGGCGAACTGATGAAACTCGTGGGATGGGGTGTCGCGGCCATTGTCGTCATCATGACGCTCAACCTCGGGCGCAGCGAGACGGCCGAAGGGCGCGTTTCGACGTGGATTCACCTCTGGACCAAGTCGCAGACCGAAAAGCCCATCGAGCACCTCTCCGACACCGAACGTTCGATGATCGCCATTCACAACGGCGGCATTCTGGGCGAGGGCGCCGGGCAGAGCGCCATGCGCGTGGAGATGATTCACCCCGAGAGCGACTATGCCTATGCCTTCTTCGTCGAAGAGTACGGCATCATTCTGGCAGTCGTGCTGCTGATGCTCTACCTGTGGGTCTTCTTCCGGGGAATCGAGATATTCCGCCGCTGCGGAACGGCCTTTCCGGGGTTGCTGGTGCTGGGGCTGGCGCTGCTGATAACGTGTCAGGCGCTGCTGCACATCATGGTCACGGTGAACCTGATTCCCGAGACGGGGCAGACCCTGCCGCTGATTTCGCGCGGCGGATCGTCGATGCTCTTCACGATGATCGCCTTCGGGATGATCCTGAGCGTCAGCCGCCAGAACGACGAGCAGTCGCACGACCGGCCGAAAAGCGAAACATTGTACGAAAAATAG
- the mraY gene encoding phospho-N-acetylmuramoyl-pentapeptide-transferase encodes MLYHLFKYLDEAYNLPGSGMFQYLSFRAAAAIILSLLIVIIFGRRIIDFLRRKQIGEDIRDLGLQGQLQKKGTPTMGGVIILIAILVPMLLVGNLNNVYVQLMLVSTVWLGLIGGLDDYIKVFRHRKEGLKGRFKIVGQVGLGIIVGTTMCVSSDIVVREKVTQPVQTVYMDADGTVVGSVQRNVVLSSESLKTTQTTIPFVKNNEFDYGWLTGGNDTATWLLYVLVAIFVVTAVSNGANLTDGLDGLATGVSVPIVAVLGALAYLSGHIVYADYLNIMYIPDSGELVVFAAALVGALVGFLWYNSFPAQIFMGDTGSLAIGGIIAVFALCIRKELLLPLLCGVFLVESFSVMMQVSYFKYTKRRYGEGRRILLMSPIHHHYQKKGIFETKIVLRFWIISLLLAAITLVTLKIR; translated from the coding sequence ATGCTCTACCATCTTTTCAAGTATCTGGACGAAGCCTATAACCTGCCCGGTTCGGGTATGTTCCAGTATCTCTCGTTCCGTGCCGCGGCGGCCATCATCCTGTCGCTGCTGATCGTCATCATCTTCGGCCGCCGGATCATCGACTTCCTGCGCCGCAAGCAGATCGGCGAGGACATCCGCGACCTCGGGCTTCAGGGCCAACTGCAAAAGAAGGGCACCCCCACGATGGGCGGCGTCATCATCCTCATCGCCATACTGGTCCCGATGCTGCTCGTCGGCAACCTGAACAACGTCTACGTCCAGTTGATGCTGGTTTCGACCGTCTGGCTGGGGCTCATCGGCGGTCTGGACGACTACATCAAGGTCTTCCGCCACCGGAAAGAGGGGTTGAAGGGCCGTTTCAAGATCGTGGGGCAGGTGGGTCTCGGCATCATCGTCGGCACGACGATGTGCGTGTCGTCCGACATCGTCGTCCGCGAGAAGGTCACCCAGCCCGTGCAGACGGTCTACATGGATGCCGACGGCACAGTGGTCGGGAGCGTGCAGCGCAACGTGGTGCTCAGCTCCGAGAGCCTCAAGACCACGCAGACGACCATTCCTTTCGTCAAGAACAACGAGTTCGACTACGGCTGGCTGACGGGCGGCAACGACACCGCCACATGGCTGCTGTATGTGCTGGTGGCGATTTTCGTGGTGACGGCCGTGTCGAACGGGGCCAACCTCACCGACGGCCTCGACGGACTGGCGACGGGCGTCTCGGTGCCGATCGTCGCGGTGCTGGGGGCGCTGGCCTACCTTTCGGGCCATATCGTCTATGCCGACTACCTTAACATCATGTACATCCCCGACAGCGGCGAGCTGGTGGTCTTCGCCGCGGCGCTGGTGGGTGCGCTGGTGGGATTCCTGTGGTACAACTCCTTCCCGGCGCAGATATTCATGGGCGACACCGGGTCGCTGGCCATCGGCGGCATCATCGCCGTCTTTGCGCTCTGCATCCGCAAGGAGCTGCTGCTGCCGCTGCTGTGCGGCGTCTTCCTCGTCGAGAGCTTCTCGGTGATGATGCAGGTCAGCTACTTTAAATACACCAAACGCCGCTACGGCGAGGGGAGGCGCATCCTGCTGATGTCGCCGATCCACCACCACTACCAGAAAAAGGGGATTTTCGAGACCAAGATCGTCCTCCGCTTCTGGATCATTTCGCTGCTGCTGGCGGCCATTACGTTGGTAACGTTGAAGATCAGATAA